In a single window of the Paenibacillus sp. MMS20-IR301 genome:
- a CDS encoding sensor histidine kinase gives MRRRLNIPYGYKLVLPYVVCLLLAVVTVGMFAYSHSVNSLKQKTRENIQGTLGQIRDNITYRTDNIERISNTLYYNFNLQSALRRYDQGWYSYETMTKTLMPALENLLNYTASNVGLALYLENESIPELYYSDYGTNPLLTTKRYEIFHLQRIRDEAWYREFVLPEDSGGKGIWRQVLRDEANGNISLLRRMDDIQKQRGIGLIRVTVQMRDLLDSVDYRKIGGYASLAVTDGSGRIILESSPEDAAADPVRTSGNRLQLVEPLDSTGWLLQAYIPNSLFDESAGEVRRMTLLVCLISALVLAILGVSVSSYFTRRIQKIVGSLNAFHDGDFHKRIKYKGNDELAQIAVAFNRMGSSIEELIHKNYVADLQKKEAELESLQAQINPHFLYNTLSSISRLAQFGDIPKLHTLVQELAKFYRLSLNRGGIMTSVGKEIEHAKAYIAIQGIKYGERLLVYYDIDPGVLEYTTVKLILQPMIENVLEHAWFGGTIGIRLVAEKQGEKIVFKVIDNGIGMNPDTVRQILAPDGARIGYGIRNVDSRIKLHGGSEYGVIIASRTGIGTCVQITIPCRL, from the coding sequence ATGCGGCGCAGGTTAAATATACCTTACGGATACAAGCTGGTACTGCCTTATGTGGTCTGCCTGCTGCTGGCTGTCGTCACAGTCGGGATGTTCGCCTACAGCCATTCCGTGAACTCGCTCAAACAGAAGACAAGAGAGAATATCCAAGGCACCCTGGGGCAGATCCGCGACAATATCACTTACCGGACGGATAATATTGAACGCATCTCGAACACGCTATATTATAACTTTAATCTGCAAAGCGCCCTGCGCCGCTACGATCAAGGCTGGTACAGCTATGAGACGATGACGAAGACGCTTATGCCGGCGCTGGAGAATCTGCTTAATTATACGGCAAGCAATGTAGGACTGGCGTTGTATCTGGAGAACGAATCCATTCCTGAGCTGTATTACAGTGATTATGGGACCAATCCGCTCCTTACGACAAAGCGCTATGAAATCTTTCATCTGCAGCGCATCCGGGATGAAGCCTGGTACCGGGAGTTTGTACTGCCGGAGGACAGCGGCGGCAAGGGAATATGGCGCCAGGTTCTGCGGGATGAAGCGAACGGGAATATCTCGCTGCTGCGGCGGATGGACGATATCCAGAAGCAGCGGGGCATCGGTCTGATCCGGGTGACGGTACAGATGCGGGATCTGCTGGATTCGGTCGATTACCGTAAAATCGGCGGATACGCGTCACTGGCCGTGACTGACGGCAGCGGAAGAATCATACTGGAATCTTCGCCGGAGGATGCAGCCGCAGACCCTGTGCGCACCTCAGGGAACCGGCTGCAGCTTGTCGAGCCGCTGGACAGCACCGGCTGGCTGCTGCAGGCTTATATTCCGAACAGCCTGTTCGATGAGAGTGCAGGCGAAGTTCGCCGGATGACCCTGCTGGTCTGCCTGATCAGCGCACTGGTTCTGGCGATTCTTGGCGTCTCCGTATCCAGTTACTTCACACGGCGGATTCAGAAGATTGTAGGGTCACTGAATGCTTTTCACGACGGGGATTTTCATAAACGGATTAAGTACAAAGGCAATGATGAGCTGGCTCAGATCGCAGTAGCCTTCAACCGGATGGGCAGCAGCATTGAAGAGCTGATTCATAAGAATTATGTAGCTGATCTGCAGAAAAAAGAGGCGGAGCTGGAATCGCTGCAAGCGCAGATTAACCCCCATTTTCTCTACAACACACTGTCCTCCATCAGCCGCCTGGCCCAGTTCGGAGATATCCCGAAGCTGCATACCCTTGTCCAGGAGCTGGCGAAGTTCTACCGGCTGTCCCTGAACCGGGGCGGAATTATGACTTCGGTGGGTAAGGAAATTGAGCATGCCAAAGCTTATATTGCCATCCAGGGCATTAAGTACGGCGAGCGTCTGTTAGTCTATTATGATATCGATCCCGGGGTGCTGGAATATACGACAGTTAAGCTGATTCTGCAGCCGATGATTGAAAATGTGCTGGAGCATGCCTGGTTCGGGGGCACCATCGGTATCAGGCTTGTGGCAGAGAAGCAGGGGGAGAAGATCGTGTTCAAGGTGATCGATAACGGCATAGGAATGAATCCGGATACAGTCCGGCAGATTCTGGCCCCTGACGGAGCCCGGATCGGCTATGGCATCCGCAATGTGGATTCACGGATTAAGCTGCATGGGGGCAGTGAATATGGTGTTATCATCGCCAGCCGGACCGGCATCGGTACCTGCGTACAGATTACCATTCCATGCCGGTTATGA
- a CDS encoding response regulator, which produces MYKVLLVDDELLDLSGLECFMNWDEMDMEVCAAASSGFEALEVLETEQVDIIVTDIKMPIMTGMELARRALELNPQLKIVFVSGYEDFQYAKQAISLSACGYVLKPVDDDDLRRTLMDVKGNLDKERAQSHLEHYFSESEPLLKRELFIQLLDGVPDEGKAMPLLRRMGIPWHSATPLYTALLEPDDLAWKLNGYSEAARAEIEQQLSLSVEQFCTGQEIQFCRLDPFHYALILEERVEHEALRELIMCAVSGTPLSVTVGAGPLVTGLKELHYSFRRAKEAVELKLFLGKGKLILHTDARGPVTARAKDLDDILQALFQAMSSYRLVAVDDCMEELFVGVAHMETKLEIYQLFLHVVTKLDAYLHTINEDFYMALGLDRKRLSILYHFETTQDMKSWLRRRMFELSEHLQRKRQGKKRKLVQEITAYIEERLEQNVMLRDAANHFSFSPNHLGQIFYEETGSYFSDYVSLRRLERVKLLLGDPKLKVYEAAQQAGYKNLSHFSKQFKDYYGISPGDYRRHL; this is translated from the coding sequence ATGTACAAGGTGCTGCTGGTGGATGATGAGCTGCTGGATCTGTCGGGCCTGGAGTGTTTCATGAACTGGGATGAGATGGACATGGAGGTGTGTGCAGCCGCAAGCAGCGGCTTCGAAGCGCTGGAAGTGCTGGAGACAGAGCAGGTGGATATTATTGTCACGGATATCAAGATGCCGATTATGACCGGGATGGAGCTGGCCAGAAGGGCGCTTGAGCTGAATCCGCAGCTGAAGATTGTTTTTGTCAGCGGCTATGAGGATTTCCAGTATGCGAAGCAAGCCATTTCCTTGAGTGCCTGCGGGTATGTGCTGAAGCCGGTCGATGATGATGATCTGCGCCGGACCCTGATGGATGTGAAGGGCAATTTGGATAAAGAACGGGCGCAAAGCCATCTGGAGCATTACTTCTCGGAGTCGGAGCCGCTTCTGAAGCGGGAATTGTTCATTCAGCTGCTGGATGGCGTGCCGGACGAGGGGAAGGCCATGCCGCTGCTGCGGCGGATGGGCATTCCCTGGCATTCTGCGACCCCGCTGTACACAGCGCTGCTCGAGCCGGATGACCTGGCTTGGAAGCTGAACGGTTATAGTGAAGCCGCCAGAGCTGAAATAGAGCAGCAGCTGAGCCTGTCTGTCGAACAGTTCTGCACGGGGCAGGAGATTCAGTTCTGCAGGCTGGACCCGTTCCATTACGCCTTGATTCTGGAGGAGCGGGTAGAGCATGAAGCGCTTAGGGAATTGATTATGTGTGCAGTCAGCGGGACACCGCTGTCAGTGACAGTGGGAGCCGGTCCGCTGGTGACGGGCCTCAAGGAGCTGCACTATTCTTTCCGCCGGGCGAAGGAGGCTGTAGAGCTCAAGCTGTTCCTCGGCAAGGGCAAGCTGATTCTGCATACCGACGCCAGAGGGCCGGTCACGGCCAGAGCGAAGGATCTCGATGACATTCTGCAGGCGTTATTTCAGGCCATGTCCTCCTACCGTCTGGTTGCAGTCGATGATTGTATGGAAGAGCTGTTCGTAGGGGTGGCGCATATGGAGACTAAGCTGGAGATTTACCAGCTGTTTCTTCATGTGGTAACGAAGCTGGATGCCTATTTGCATACGATTAACGAAGATTTCTACATGGCGCTGGGGCTGGACCGGAAGCGTCTTAGCATTCTCTATCATTTCGAGACCACTCAGGATATGAAATCCTGGCTGCGCCGCCGCATGTTCGAGCTGTCGGAGCATTTGCAGCGCAAGCGGCAAGGCAAGAAGCGCAAGCTGGTGCAGGAAATAACCGCATATATAGAAGAGAGGCTGGAGCAGAATGTGATGCTGCGCGATGCAGCGAATCATTTCTCCTTCTCGCCTAATCATCTGGGGCAAATTTTCTATGAAGAGACGGGAAGCTACTTTTCCGACTATGTTTCTTTAAGGCGGCTCGAGCGGGTGAAGCTGCTGCTGGGGGATCCGAAGCTTAAGGTCTATGAAGCCGCCCAGCAGGCCGGCTATAAGAATCTGTCCCACTTCAGCAAGCAATTCAAGGATTATTACGGGATCAGCCCGGGTGATTACAGGAGACATCTGTAG